The segment aattgtgACTACAACCTGTATGAATTCATTTTGATATGGTAAATTactaaagtataatatttactttaGTTACTGTTCAAATACCTCACAATGTGTAAAGTGCCATCTGAGATTTCTCTTTCATCCTATGCCAATTATATTGCAAATCTTATTTTTACACTATTACAAAAAGGCAGGGTGATTGATAAGAAGGAATTCATATAATGCAAATCTTTGAAAGATCTATGTatgctatattattttagattttaaacaaatacaacATGTAGAATGAACTTTTATCCTGAAAAGTATCAACAATGTGAATTGTATTATAAGTCTGTTACAAATTCAGAGtgaacataaataatataatatttcgtatcaaataaaatataagaaggTATATATTCCATATTATGTCAgatagatatttaattttttaatttgatttcctatcatttcttttaagtcgaaaataaaacgacatatatttaaaaaaattacgaGTACAGTACCCCGTACAAAATTGTAACAATATCATTATTTTGATAATGAAGTGACAGAGGAAGTTCTCGTTATACAAAactttttaaatcaattttttattatttttttctcttaaaatgaaattatttttaacttttaccACAGttttaataacataaaatttcgCATTATATATATTGCGTTCCATTTGTTGTACTGTAAATGTTAAACATCTTTCTTCTCTTGTCAATTACATCTACTACATGTTCATATCGTTGCAAAACACAGCTGAAATCATGCATAATACGTCCTATTCAGAGATACGAATGTAGAGAaatcatattataaaaaagatgtttagcagaaaggaataaaatatttaaagaaggaAATCTATCATTTCAATAAAtctgtttaaataatttgggTTGTTTCACTTACTTTCCAAAATCGCAATCTCCTATCCAATCTAACGCATTTGTAATTATAGAATGCTGATTTCTTAAGTATTGTAAAATGCATAACAAAGTTACACCAATATCAGTCTCTTCCCTGGATCGATTAATCGCATTGATGTAACAGTGTTCGATTTCACtactaaatattttccatacctaaaaatttctttattactattataaataacttttacTAGCGATCAATTAATACACACAACATTGATATATACCTGTATCCATTTTTTTTGCAATAATTCTCgtaaattctctctttttttaaattttcgtaaaACGTAAATTGCCTCGATACCTTCTTCTAtattctttacatttttaaatatatcattaattaaatttactacCATATTTTCTAATTGCAAATCTATATACCTAAATTGTTTAATCTTTATAAACCAAATGGATCTTGTAACATCGAACACGATGTCACGTGccattataatttcatttaaattttcgtaaaataaatattcaatttcccGTAAATATGCTTCATACTCGGTTCCTTTTGGGCCTCCAATTAATCCTATTTTAACGTCTCTATGAAAtcatataaaaatgattattaatttctatcttacttttttttcttcttctttcaaatACCTTCCGAATACTATTAAAGctttacaaatttcaatgaCATCGTAGCatctttgtttaaaaatattaattttgctaAAAACTTCTTGCTGGTTTATGTCCCATTTTCTGTTAAGATTGATATAACATGTAACATTTATCATGACCTGCAataagtgttaataatttaccaatcAACTgttaatacaaaaaaatatattttatagaaaacataCGTTAtcatatattgttttataaacattacaacaaaatatacatttctCTAACATCTGTATTCCCATTTCAGGATTACTCCCAAGAGCAACGTCCAGTTTGATATATTGTTTACATTGTTCCATTATTTGTGAGCTTAATGCTtgacataatatttttatattacaccTAGAAATATtgctatatagaaatattacatacagaaatattattattgaacaTAAGTCATTGTTTTTACTTCGTAGAATAAAATGACGATTCCGTCCAAATGAATAATATAAGAAGTAATGCTTCTGTCACAGAATTTTCGACATCTTCTGgaatgtttaaatttttacaaaaacgaAGTAGAATATTTAAGTACATTAAATTTGACGACGCTTCCTCTAATCTATCATTAATGTGGATAGTTAATTTCTCTAATTCACTTGCGCTTGGAGaatgcaaatttttcaaaatgtcgATGATTAATCGAACTTCCGTATTAAGAAGTTGAGCACACAAATGATTCAAATTTGAATCTATAAGGAATTCAAAACAGACaccttttattaaaaaaagatgtaGTAgctgaaaatagaaaaattaatttaactaaTGAGAAACTGACGCTTTGCATTCCAATAGTCGACTTCATCttgtatattgttaatttGTCTTCTCATTGACGTCATCGTTGCTCTACGTATCTGTCTGATCCAAAAGCAAACTACTTTTTCTAGCCTGCCGACTaactttcgttttctttcatcTTCTTCGGAAATGGTCGTTGTTTTATTTGTACCcaacaaaaaataattgtcTGTATCCGATTTTAAAAATGTCTGGAGAAGACGTTCTTTTGGTACGTATAAAATAGTTCTACCCATTGGTTTATAAATTTCCTCCATTAGATGTACGATAAACTcgtgtaaatttaaaaacacgTCGTTTCTTAAAACTGTTCGTTATGGGAAATTGTAGCTCTAATATGGGTTATTTTTGTTCGAGATAATGAGATAATGTAATGAtaacaaatagaaataaaattttgaaacttgGTAATTATTATACCACATATACTATTCTACAtgaacaaaaaattataatattttatttggatACATGAAGCGTAATCTTCACTGTGCAGCACCATCGGTGCatacaaattttccataaattttaGGATATTACtcttaatattattgttaatacTGCCAAATGAAacggtctttaaaaaattttctggGGTATAAATTTGCCATGA is part of the Bombus fervidus isolate BK054 chromosome 7, iyBomFerv1, whole genome shotgun sequence genome and harbors:
- the LOC139989283 gene encoding uncharacterized protein isoform X1, with translation MLDIPIHTSKGFTYFLRSSWQIYTPENFLKTVSFGSINNNIKSNILKFMENLYAPMVLHSEDYASFLRNDVFLNLHEFIVHLMEEIYKPMGRTILYVPKERLLQTFLKSDTDNYFLLGTNKTTTISEEDERKRKLVGRLEKVVCFWIRQIRRATMTSMRRQINNIQDEVDYWNAKHSNLNHLCAQLLNTEVRLIIDILKNLHSPSASELEKLTIHINDRLEEASSNLMYLNILLRFCKNLNIPEDVENSVTEALLLILFIWTESSFYSTNNISRCNIKILCQALSSQIMEQCKQYIKLDVALGSNPEMGIQMLEKCIFCCNVYKTIYDNVMINVTCYINLNRKWDINQQEVFSKINIFKQRCYDVIEICKALIVFGRDVKIGLIGGPKGTEYEAYLREIEYLFYENLNEIIMARDIVFDVTRSIWFIKIKQFRYIDLQLENMVVNLINDIFKNVKNIEEGIEAIYVLRKFKKRENLRELLQKKWIQVWKIFSSEIEHCYINAINRSREETDIGVTLLCILQYLRNQHSIITNALDWIGDCDFGNCVLQRYEHVVDVIDKRRKMFNIYSTTNGTQYI
- the LOC139989283 gene encoding uncharacterized protein isoform X2 translates to MIVKKEQKPEILKKSDKMMDTHREFLDMDTDEEDFGHQESPDAGEEFVVPSEPEKPIFSEKDLIALVKYVKDLTIYSCNGVSWNEHSDETIQEYFKNPSYTVLTTFYDKDELNAMLDIPIHTSKGFTYFLRSSWQIYTPENFLKTVSFGSINNNIKSNILKFMENLYAPMVLHSEDYASFLRNDVFLNLHEFIVHLMEEIYKPMGRTILYVPKERLLQTFLKSDTDNYFLLGTNKTTTISEEDERKRKLVGRLEKVVCFWIRQIRRATMTSMRRQINNIQDEVDYWNAKHSNLNHLCAQLLNTEVRLIIDILKNLHSPSASELEKLTIHINDRLEEASSNLMYLNILLRFCKNLNIPEDVENSVTEALLLILFIWTESSFYSTKCNIKILCQALSSQIMEQCKQYIKLDVALGSNPEMGIQMLEKCIFCCNVYKTIYDNVMINVTCYINLNRKWDINQQEVFSKINIFKQRCYDVIEICKALIVFGRDVKIGLIGGPKGTEYEAYLREIEYLFYENLNEIIMARDIVFDVTRSIWFIKIKQFRYIDLQLENMVVNLINDIFKNVKNIEEGIEAIYVLRKFKKRENLRELLQKKWIQVWKIFSSEIEHCYINAINRSREETDIGVTLLCILQYLRNQHSIITNALDWIGDCDFGNCVLQRYEHVVDVIDKRRKMFNIYSTTNGTQYI